The genomic window TGTGGAAAACTCTCTACCTCACCATTACTGGGCAGAAGTGGTAAGCACATCATACCATATCATCAATAGGTGTTTGATTCGACCAATTCTCAAAAAGACCCTGTATGAACTGTGGAGTGGTAAGAAATCCAATATTAGCTATTTTCATCCGTCTGGGTGCAAATGCTTTATTCACAACAATGGAAAGGACAATTTGGGTAAGTTCGACCCTAAAAGTGATgaaggtatatttcttgactACTCTCCTTCAATTAGAGCATATAGAGTTTATAATAAAAGAATTTTATGTATTGAAGAATCAATTTATGTTGTTTTTGTTGGTACTAACCCTCGCCCAAGGAATGAAAAACTTCTTGAAGATGAGAAAATTCCTTTTGTCCCTAAATCTTTTGTTGTAGGAAAAGATCATCAAAGTGAGTTAGCTGATCAGCAAACCCAACCATCTTAAGAGTCTGTAGAAATTCACGAACCATAAGCAGATGAGTCAACTAATGTGGAAAGAGAACCTTCCTCAAACACTCCAAATGAATAGAAAAGCGAACCTAGCTACCCTTACAAATTCATTATAGGAGATCCACAGGAAGGAATCACTATAAGAAGATCTCAGAAGAACAAATCTCACGTGGCTCTtatttctcaacttgagccaaagaAAGTGGATGAAGCTCTAAAAGACACTCACTGGATAAGTGCTATGAAAAAGGAACTTGATCAATTTTGCAAGAAATAAAGTATGGGAATTGGTTCCAAGACTAGCAAACTCCTCCATCTTTGGATCTAAATGGGTAATTAGAAACAAATTGAATGAATATGGTCAAGTGGTTTGAAATAAAGCAAGATTGGTTGCTCAAGGATACTCTCAGCAAGAAGGAATCGACTATGTTGAAACCTTTTCTCCTATAGCAAGACTCGAATCCATACGAATATTACTTGCTTTCGTTACTCACAAAGGATTCAAGctatttcaaatggatgttaaaagtgcGCTCCTAAATGGCTATATCTCCGAACAAGTATATGTGAAGCAACCACCGGGATTTTCAAATGTCATCTTTCATGATCATGTATACAAGCTAACTAAAGCTTTGTATGATCTCAAGCATGCTCCGCGTGCCTGGTATGAAAGGTTAAGTTCTTTTCTTAATTAAGGGTTCAAAAGAGGTAATATCGATACAACATTATTTATTAAGCATTCTAGTTCAGGTAATCTTATTACTCAAATTTATTTTGATGACATTATTTTTGGTAGTCCTAAATCTATTCTATGTGAAGAATTTGCTCTTTCTAAAAAAGGAGAATTCGAGATGAGCATGATAGGAGAACTGACATTCTTTCTCAGACTTCAAATCAAATAGTCTCCTAAAGGAATTTTCATTAGCTAAACCAAGTACACTAAGGTGCTTATCAAAAAGTTTGGCATGGAAAATGCTAAGTCAATCGGCACTCCAATAAGTCCAACAACAATACTCGATGAAGACAGCAATGGAAAAAAGGTTGATGAAATCATGTATAGAGGAATAATTGGATCCTTATTGTATCTCATTGCTAGTCGACCAGATATTATGTTCAGTGTATGCAAGTGTGTAAGATTTCAGTCGGCTTCCAAGGAATCCCATCTCACTGCTGTCGAACGAATTGTTAGATATCTAATTGGTACTTCTGAGCTAGGGTTATGGTATGATTGTTCTAACAATTTTGCTTTAAGAGGCTTTTCAGATGCAGATTTTGCAAGTGACAAGATAGATAGAAAAAGCACAAGTGACACGTGTCAACTCTTGGGAAATGCATTAGTatcttggcatagcaagaaacaAAATTGTGTTGCCCTATCAACGACTGAAACAGAATATTTAGCCGTTGGCAGCTGTTGTACACAAGTTCTATGGATTATGCATCAACTTCTCAACTATGATTTATCTCTTACCTCTACtcctatattttgtgataatactAGTGTTATttgtttattaaaaaaaattgtgcaTTACTCTAGAGCAAAGCATATAGAAATTAAGCATCATTTTATCCGTGATCATGTCGCTATAGGTGATATTGTTTTAGAATTTATTAGTACTGATTCTCAACTTGCTGATATTCTTACAAAATCACTTTTGGAAGAAAGATTTTGTTTCCTCCGAAAAAAGATTGGAATTGTGCCAAATTTGTAAAACAAATCTTTTACCGTgttctaaaatattttatttccttaagtaTATATGGTTTAATTAATTTATCTTATAAGTGTAATAATTGCTTCTTCATCAGAACCGTCGATTAGTCACTTTAGAAGCATGACTTCCTTCTGAACCTGCCTCTTCCTTTGATCAAAACCGATAAAAACACTTCCATCCCCGTTACCCTCTCCATTCTCATCAAAGCCAACCTTTTTACCATGGCCAAAATAAATCCCTCTTCTTCCACTGCAACTAGACGCAGCCGAAGATTTTAAAAACCCCTCAATCCTGAAGAACCTGTAGACTTAGAGTCCTCCATTGACTCAGATTTCTTTAAAACGGATAATGAGAGTAATGAGTCTTCCGAAAATTCTCCCATTAGCCAAAAAAGGACAGGCAAAAGACCTATGGAGCAAACCCCCCAAAAAGGCTGCATGTAAGAAAGGAAAAGTGGAGAACACTGAATTTGGTCTTGAAGACAAATTGATCTTTTACGACCCAAGTGAAAAAGCAAGGTTTGAGTCCTACAAGTCAAAATCTATGGCTTATAGACGCTCTGTAAGTCTCTCTCTCATGCAAAATCTATACTGTAAAATGCTATATTTGATTTTCAGAATCTTACTTCTTTGTTTGATACTATTGGAAACTTTGTTTATGAGGAATCAGTAAAGATGTTTTATGCAAACCTATTTGTGAATGACAAAGATGACTTGGAATCTATGGTGTTAGGCACTAGAATTGTTTTGGACTCTtatcaatttgaaaaaaaattctcTGCTAAGTTTAGTGGGTTTGATGTTTTTGTGCAAAATTCGTGGCCAAAAGATTTTGAAGTTTCCTTTGAAGAAGCAAATATCTTCTTATCTGATAATCCTTCTAATATCGGTCCCAAGAACCTTAAGTTTGAACATCGTGTCTTGGCCTACATGATTGGTACTACCCTTCTTCCCAGAACTGGGTCCCTTAGCTTTGTGTCCACTAGAGAtgtttttgttcttcattgtCTTGTTAACAATAAAAGACTAGATTGATTCGTGTGGATTCGCCAATACATGCTTGAAAGTATCAGGGATATATCTTCTTCTTCTGCCTGTTTACCATATGGTCTTCTCATCTCACACATTCTCGAAGTCATGAAGGTAGATTTGGTACCCTTTACACCCAAAGTACATAAACAACACTTATGATAAGAAAACTTTTTCAATGATGGGGTATATTTTGGGTGATGATGGATGGGTTAAGCGCGCCAAAGTTGAAAGCATTCCAGTGCCAGTAGAAGTTCAAGCTGCACAGCCAGCATCTCAGTTGACTACCTCTCAAAATCTTCAGCAATTTCCGCACTATCTAAATTAAGTAAAGCTGCTACTGGTTGAGATGAAGGAATAGGTAGAAAAAATCAGGGAAGTTACTAAGGAGACAGGTACATATATGGCTAAGATCAGAATGGATTTTGGAGCTACGAGGAGGCAAGAAACCTGGGGATTCAATTCCATGAGTGAAAAGATGGACAAGCTTGTCAAAGATGTCGAAAACTCCTATGACTCCTACTGCACCAAAGTGATAAAAACTCTCAAGTATTTTCTAGGAAGAAGTTAATGCGCATATGTGTGATGGTGTTACAAACAATATTTTTTGCTTTTGCTTGCTTGCTGGTGGTTTTAAACAAACTTTCTTTTGCTTGTGTCTGTACAAATTATGCCTCTGCTGAAGGTATTACTTTTGTTGCACTACCTCACTAGTTATTATGTACATTACTTCCCATATCACTTGTGTTGTatactttcttttcctttttgattgatGTCAAAGGGGAAGAACAGTAGAGAAGTAAAACAACCACTCAGGAGGAGACAACACTCATTCAAGGGGAGATGGCATCAACTCAGGGGACTTAGGAGCAACTTAGGAAGTGAAATAAAAAGGGAAGTCTCATAATTAATGTTTACCCTCTCTTGATTGTCATTATAAAAAAGGGGGAGATTATTAAGTTAAATTTCaaagtttcaatgatgacaatGTTCACTTACCTTGTTTTGCAGGAatcattaaaaagaaagaaaacaaatgaaaagttGTTCAAAGATGTGATTGTTGAATTAATGGACAAGAAGAAGGAATCAAAAATTAGCATATCCATTCAGCCTCAATCAAAGGAAATCAGATTACAAATCAAGGAGCTATTGCAAGCAAATATTCAGATTCTTAATTAAGCTCAATCAAAGGCTTGATTGTCGCGTAAATGGAAGCCTGTGACAAGGAAAGGCACGATCGAATCTGGCCCTTCCCAAGAGCAGGATTCGAAGAGACACCCCTTGGGTCAAATCCTTTTAAAGATCTCGTGCCTCTATTTTCAGTCAAGGCTCAACGAATCTTCTCTCTTATAAGAAGACTGCTAAGATCAAATGGAAGACTTGCACAACTACACACATTGTTTTCTAAGTCTCTCTACTTCTTAGTTTAAACACTATAATCCTTTGTTTACCAGTGTCTCAAAATATAGAAAGAATTAGAACACAAAAGAGAGTTGTGTCATTATTCAAGATTCATTGTTGTAATACTTCGTTGGTGGTGAACGAGTCAAAACCATTTGTACTGTAATTCTTTCAAGATCAAAGGGAAACCTTTGTGTCCCAAGGGAAACTAGATATAAGTATCACCCCGgtaccgaaccagtataaaatcgATGTGTGTCATTTTCTTTCCATTTCCTGTTATCTTTCATTCTGCTCTTAATCTAGTCAACTAAAATCATAGTTAGTCGATTAATTTTTAGTAGATCACAACTCACCCCATGTACTTTCAGAATATAATGTGCCAAAAATGGGAAGTGAAgttaacagttattctaagcaatTTGCCAAAATGGGAAGTGAAgttaacagttattctaagcaatTTGCCAAAAATGGGAAGTGAAGTTAACAGTTAATCTAGGCAGCTGTTCGTGGGATACCTGACAAAATAGAGTGATCAGTCCAAAGAGTTGAGACTTTCCATCAAAAGAATCatgcaaataaaatagtaatTGGTTTCATATCGCACAACTTTGACTTCCAAGAGTTTGCGTAGAATTCAAAATTGACAACCCAAATTAACCTCTATATATCGAGGAATCACctcatatttttttcctttttgatattGGAATCctataaaaaaaaagattttatgACCACTTATGTTTCAATTCAAGTTCATGGCACGTATTGTCAATTTGATCCAACAGATCTCACGGACTTGTCCCTCGTGCTTCGCCAGCGTCAAGCCTAAACACATGTATCATGAGAACTTGTGGACTCcatgcatatgtatatatatatacacgtagcATTTGCCCGGAGTATATATTACGCCACACAGATTGAAGAAAGATTGTCACTTAGTAGGTGATATCAAATAAAAAATTCAGAGAAAACAGATTGTACAGAGAAGCCATGACGAAAGCCATTGCTTCACACCTCATCGACTACGTCATAAGGCATGAACTCAAAGGCCTATATATACATAATATCGAAAGCCAACCACTTCACTATCTATCTATTTAATTTCCTACTGCAATTAATTACTACTCAATTTGT from Nicotiana tabacum cultivar K326 unplaced genomic scaffold, ASM71507v2 Un00011, whole genome shotgun sequence includes these protein-coding regions:
- the LOC142178872 gene encoding secreted RxLR effector protein 161-like, which produces MENAKSIGTPISPTTILDEDSNGKKVDEIMYRGIIGSLLYLIASRPDIMFSVCKCVRFQSASKESHLTAVERIVRYLIGTSELGLWYDCSNNFALRGFSDADFASDKIDRKSTSDTCQLLGNALVSWHSKKQNCVALSTTETEYLAVGSCCTQVLWIMHQLLNYDLSLTSTPIFCDNTSVICLLKKIVHYSRAKHIEIKHHFIRDHVAIGDIVLEFISTDSQLADILTKSLLEERFCFLRKKIGIVPNL